Proteins from one Candidatus Bathyarchaeota archaeon genomic window:
- a CDS encoding DNA topoisomerase I: MQQFIHKGVLIPRKYEGRGFHILVKGRKIDLTPKQEEMAVAWVKKLGTEYVNDPVFVRNFFRDFRKTLNIKDKVPPEDFDFSEIKRYIDREREIKQNLSKEAKKKLAQERKAIRETNKEKYGYAFVDDLKVEVSNYTAEPSSIFMGRGKHPLRGRWKKGPDEKDIILNLSPDAPRPKGNWKEIVWQPNSMWVARWKDKLRNKKYKHVWLSDAFPLKQMKDISKFNKARELKTRINKVRNHITNNLSAKDVTRRKVATVCYLIDTLKLRVGDEKDRDETDTVGATTLRPNHINISPDGKVTFDFLGKDSVRWQKTISLPKLVVENLSEFMADANSTVFDGVKSKDANLFLSETMPGLTAKVFRTYHATKVVTGFLKKADADKDDSEARKKHVAKMANLQAAIVCNHKRKIPKSWQASLDRRKLRLKMRKVKGKEAEKKLEQKAKERVQKYEEKLKRYQNQLAEREKQGKSVEKLKERIKKLKMKHRERVKKFNEHVENRKQRDKAYIGKLKLQIKAQDATRDYSLATSLKSYVDPRIYYKWGRKVDFDWKLYYPKALQKKFSWVELNEDSPIAT, encoded by the coding sequence ATGCAACAGTTCATCCATAAAGGCGTCCTCATACCAAGAAAGTATGAAGGCCGAGGATTCCATATCCTAGTGAAAGGCAGAAAAATCGATCTTACGCCTAAACAGGAAGAGATGGCAGTTGCATGGGTTAAGAAACTTGGAACAGAATACGTCAACGACCCTGTCTTTGTCAGAAACTTTTTCCGAGACTTCCGCAAGACGCTCAACATAAAGGACAAGGTCCCTCCAGAAGATTTTGACTTCTCTGAGATCAAAAGATATATTGATAGAGAACGCGAAATCAAGCAAAATCTCTCTAAAGAAGCAAAAAAGAAACTCGCTCAAGAACGCAAAGCAATCAGAGAAACAAACAAGGAGAAATACGGATACGCCTTTGTGGACGACCTCAAAGTTGAAGTGAGCAATTACACGGCTGAACCTTCCTCAATCTTCATGGGGCGCGGTAAGCATCCACTGCGCGGACGATGGAAAAAGGGCCCTGATGAGAAGGATATAATTTTGAACCTTTCTCCAGATGCTCCTAGGCCCAAAGGAAACTGGAAAGAGATTGTTTGGCAGCCAAATTCGATGTGGGTGGCTAGGTGGAAGGACAAGCTTCGGAACAAAAAGTATAAACACGTTTGGCTTTCTGACGCGTTTCCTCTTAAACAGATGAAGGATATAAGCAAGTTCAACAAGGCTAGAGAGTTAAAAACCAGAATCAATAAGGTCCGAAACCACATCACCAATAACCTCAGCGCAAAGGACGTTACGAGACGTAAAGTCGCCACAGTCTGCTACCTAATAGACACGTTAAAGCTACGTGTAGGAGATGAAAAAGACAGAGACGAAACTGATACTGTAGGCGCAACCACTCTCAGACCCAACCACATCAACATTAGCCCAGACGGAAAAGTAACCTTCGATTTTCTGGGAAAAGACTCAGTAAGATGGCAAAAGACAATATCGTTGCCAAAGCTTGTTGTCGAAAACCTTTCAGAATTCATGGCAGATGCCAACTCAACAGTATTTGATGGCGTCAAATCGAAAGACGCCAATCTTTTCCTTAGCGAAACCATGCCTGGATTAACAGCAAAAGTCTTCAGAACATATCATGCCACAAAAGTTGTTACGGGTTTTTTGAAAAAAGCTGATGCGGATAAAGATGATTCTGAGGCGCGGAAAAAACATGTTGCAAAGATGGCTAACCTTCAAGCTGCTATAGTGTGCAATCACAAACGCAAAATCCCAAAAAGCTGGCAAGCCTCGTTGGACAGGAGAAAGCTGCGGCTAAAGATGCGAAAAGTAAAGGGGAAAGAAGCTGAAAAGAAGCTGGAGCAGAAAGCAAAAGAGCGTGTGCAGAAATACGAGGAGAAGCTGAAAAGGTATCAAAACCAGCTTGCAGAAAGAGAAAAACAAGGAAAATCTGTCGAAAAGTTGAAAGAACGTATAAAAAAACTAAAGATGAAACACCGTGAGCGCGTGAAAAAGTTTAATGAGCACGTTGAAAATAGAAAACAACGCGACAAAGCTTACATAGGGAAACTGAAATTGCAGATCAAGGCACAAGACGCAACTCGGGACTATAGCTTGGCCACATCGCTGAAAAGCTACGTTGACCCTCGTATATACTACAAATGGGGAAGGAAGGTTGATTTTGACTGGAAGCTTTACTATCCTAAGGCTCTTCAAAAGAAGTTTTCATGGGTTGAGCTTAACGAAGATAGCCCTATTGCAACATAA
- a CDS encoding nitroreductase family protein: MNTIFARRSIREYTAEVISEKDTKTMLEAAMAAPSASNRKPWHFIVVTNRKILDNLARVHPYGKMLFKAPLCIVVCGDTTISARYWVQDCSAATENLLLAAAALGLGAVWLGVHPREERVSPIRKVLNIPETIVPLNLISIGHPAEEKEPRTQYDEQRVHRQQW, from the coding sequence ATTAACACGATCTTCGCTCGGCGCAGCATACGCGAATACACTGCAGAAGTGATTAGCGAAAAAGACACCAAGACAATGCTAGAGGCTGCTATGGCAGCCCCTTCGGCTTCAAACCGCAAGCCCTGGCACTTCATCGTAGTAACCAACCGCAAGATTCTGGACAATCTGGCTAGGGTTCATCCCTATGGCAAGATGCTGTTCAAAGCCCCTCTCTGCATAGTCGTATGCGGCGACACGACCATTTCAGCACGCTATTGGGTACAGGATTGCTCAGCCGCTACGGAGAACCTTCTATTGGCGGCAGCTGCGTTAGGGCTTGGTGCAGTTTGGCTTGGTGTTCATCCTAGGGAAGAACGTGTCAGCCCTATAAGGAAGGTGCTGAACATTCCGGAGACCATTGTTCCTCTTAACCTGATCTCTATTGGTCATCCAGCGGAAGAAAAGGAACCACGCACACAGTACGACGAGCAGCGAGTGCACCGCCAACAATGGTAG
- a CDS encoding cupin domain-containing protein encodes MKHAESQERDERLVAHTLCLVDLVDYQDGAVVSRTIVDKETGTVTLFAFDEGQGLSEHTTPYDALVYVIDGEAEIVISGKTFHLKDGEMILMPANEPHALKAVKKFKMILTMIKS; translated from the coding sequence ATGAAACACGCTGAGAGCCAAGAGAGAGATGAAAGACTTGTAGCGCATACGCTTTGTCTGGTTGACTTGGTAGACTACCAAGACGGAGCTGTAGTTAGTCGGACGATCGTTGATAAAGAAACGGGTACGGTGACCTTGTTCGCCTTTGACGAGGGCCAAGGATTAAGTGAACATACAACGCCCTACGATGCCTTGGTTTACGTCATCGATGGTGAAGCAGAGATTGTTATCTCTGGCAAAACCTTTCACCTGAAGGATGGTGAAATGATTTTGATGCCTGCTAATGAACCACACGCCTTGAAGGCAGTTAAGAAATTCAAGATGATATTGACAATGATTAAGTCCTAA
- a CDS encoding DUF1508 domain-containing protein — protein MADPQFEVYKDKAGEWRWRFRASNGRIIADSGEGYKNKQDCLHGIDLVKREAPKAKIV, from the coding sequence ATGGCTGACCCACAATTTGAGGTATACAAAGACAAAGCTGGAGAATGGCGATGGAGATTCAGAGCATCAAACGGTAGGATAATAGCTGATAGTGGCGAAGGCTACAAGAACAAACAAGATTGTTTGCATGGGATAGACTTGGTTAAGCGAGAAGCTCCAAAAGCAAAAATTGTATAA
- a CDS encoding ArgE/DapE family deacylase: MSSIDYEIELLAKLVEVDTVSTTKVGYDKCASIIVDEAKKSSLDVEILDGEKAAKDGLSRPNVIVTLDSKSDVTLLLESHFDVVPPGEGWKRFPFKFAIEDGKAYGRGAADNKSGIAAALGAMRQLAKNEDLDINIKLLASVDEEIGGTYGIDYVVSDCGVRGDAALVLDSGPESLFLGASGIIWAKILVEGKQGHAGYPFKAKNAIDEALRLISEFKSYKQEVERKNSILKAPPDSPRDRVWGRFSVTMIKAGETENIIPGTCEIRFDRRLLPEEPVAEAEKELITFFDSAKKKSRCKATLEITNKFSGYLTSPDLVFVQTVSKMIKKTLGTTLPMAGELGGNDGNFFAKHNIPVVCFGPIGTDTRYHGKDEFVHLEDLKNARDLVVNLGKVKREEIKP, from the coding sequence TTGAGTTCTATCGACTATGAAATCGAGCTTCTTGCAAAATTGGTTGAAGTGGACACTGTTTCAACAACGAAGGTGGGATATGACAAATGCGCTTCTATCATTGTAGACGAAGCCAAAAAAAGTTCTTTAGACGTCGAGATTTTAGATGGAGAAAAGGCTGCCAAGGATGGATTATCGCGGCCAAACGTAATTGTGACTTTAGATTCAAAGTCGGACGTAACACTGCTTCTTGAGTCGCATTTTGATGTTGTTCCCCCGGGTGAAGGCTGGAAGCGGTTTCCATTCAAATTTGCAATTGAGGATGGAAAAGCGTATGGTCGAGGCGCCGCAGACAACAAATCTGGGATAGCAGCAGCTCTCGGTGCAATGCGTCAATTGGCAAAGAATGAAGATTTGGACATTAATATCAAGTTGCTTGCGAGTGTGGATGAAGAAATAGGCGGAACATACGGCATAGACTATGTCGTTAGTGACTGCGGAGTAAGAGGCGACGCAGCTTTGGTTTTGGATTCTGGTCCTGAAAGCCTCTTTTTGGGGGCAAGCGGCATAATTTGGGCGAAAATCCTTGTAGAGGGAAAACAGGGGCACGCGGGTTATCCGTTTAAAGCTAAAAACGCTATCGACGAGGCTTTACGGCTCATTTCGGAGTTCAAATCTTACAAACAAGAGGTGGAGCGGAAGAATTCCATACTCAAAGCTCCTCCAGATTCTCCAAGAGACCGCGTTTGGGGAAGATTTAGTGTAACGATGATTAAGGCAGGGGAAACTGAGAACATCATTCCGGGAACTTGTGAAATACGTTTCGACCGTCGTTTGCTCCCTGAAGAACCTGTAGCAGAGGCAGAAAAAGAGCTCATCACGTTCTTCGATTCTGCAAAAAAGAAGAGTAGATGTAAAGCAACCCTGGAAATTACAAACAAGTTCTCTGGTTACTTAACCTCGCCTGATCTCGTATTTGTACAAACAGTTTCAAAGATGATTAAAAAAACTCTAGGAACAACCTTGCCGATGGCCGGGGAATTGGGCGGAAACGATGGGAACTTCTTTGCCAAACATAATATACCTGTCGTCTGCTTCGGACCTATAGGAACGGATACTCGCTATCACGGGAAAGACGAGTTTGTGCACTTAGAAGACTTGAAGAATGCGAGAGATTTGGTTGTCAACTTGGGAAAAGTGAAAAGGGAAGAAATAAAGCCATAA
- a CDS encoding HAD family hydrolase gives MKKLGIISFDLDGTLVDYSFVNAVWLDGVPRLYAKKRGMSLDAAKLKVKREYDEVGMKRLEWYDIEYWLSKFHLGSENWGMLFRKYKHKISIYPEVPQVLQTLRGAGHKLIVVSNAAREFLDTELEETGLIRYFEHVFSTTSDFNQVKKTKNLYEKILNILDAIPSEVIHVGDDWHFDFEIPRKAGIRSFFLDRKKQRSGKYVVKDLTEFLSAIS, from the coding sequence ATGAAGAAACTGGGAATCATCTCCTTTGATCTTGACGGCACCTTAGTTGACTACAGCTTTGTAAATGCCGTATGGTTGGATGGGGTTCCCCGCTTGTATGCCAAGAAGAGGGGGATGAGTTTAGACGCTGCCAAACTAAAGGTGAAGCGAGAGTATGACGAAGTTGGTATGAAAAGACTGGAGTGGTACGATATAGAGTATTGGTTGAGCAAGTTTCATCTAGGATCTGAGAATTGGGGGATGCTGTTTAGAAAGTATAAGCATAAGATAAGCATCTATCCTGAAGTCCCTCAAGTGTTACAAACCTTGAGAGGTGCTGGCCACAAACTAATAGTGGTATCTAACGCAGCACGAGAATTCCTTGATACTGAGCTCGAGGAAACAGGCCTTATCAGGTACTTTGAACACGTATTTTCTACTACCTCTGACTTCAATCAAGTCAAAAAGACAAAAAATCTGTATGAAAAGATCCTAAACATATTGGATGCCATACCATCAGAAGTCATTCATGTTGGAGACGATTGGCACTTCGACTTTGAAATACCTAGAAAAGCAGGAATAAGATCCTTCTTCTTGGATAGGAAAAAACAAAGGTCAGGCAAGTATGTTGTGAAAGACCTCACAGAGTTCCTGTCCGCGATTTCATGA
- a CDS encoding pyroglutamyl-peptidase I, with protein sequence MQGQSNFSRDKAISCKVELIFSNVQGKHKLGDFQMHNPNRLVVLTGFEPFADFKVNPSWEAAKTFDHKKIDSFKVKSFQIPLTYKEIKPTITRIMDTQKPAVIINLGQSYRALISLEKAAINFADLTESSILYNCGTRPKDQTLEPNAPTAYFTTLPIRKILNKLRQNNIPAEISYTAGTFGCNQIFYHTMHKIHKDRLDIKAGFIHVPSLPTQAAQLQKARKKVIPSMNLDTTTKAVEITIRTTLKNIK encoded by the coding sequence ATGCAAGGTCAATCCAACTTCAGTAGAGATAAAGCTATCAGTTGTAAGGTAGAATTGATATTCTCTAATGTCCAAGGAAAGCATAAGTTGGGTGATTTCCAAATGCATAATCCCAATAGACTAGTTGTTTTGACTGGTTTTGAGCCCTTTGCAGACTTCAAAGTAAACCCTTCATGGGAAGCCGCAAAAACATTTGATCACAAAAAGATAGACTCTTTCAAAGTAAAATCCTTTCAAATCCCACTAACATACAAAGAAATCAAACCCACAATCACAAGGATAATGGACACTCAGAAACCAGCGGTCATAATCAACCTGGGACAATCCTACCGCGCTTTAATCTCCTTGGAAAAAGCAGCCATAAACTTCGCAGACCTAACCGAATCTTCCATACTCTACAACTGCGGAACACGCCCAAAAGACCAAACACTAGAACCAAACGCACCAACAGCATACTTCACAACGCTACCTATACGAAAAATCCTCAACAAACTACGACAAAACAACATCCCAGCAGAAATATCCTACACGGCAGGCACATTCGGATGCAACCAAATATTCTATCACACAATGCACAAAATACACAAAGACAGATTAGACATCAAAGCTGGATTCATACACGTCCCCAGCCTACCAACCCAAGCAGCACAGCTACAAAAGGCAAGAAAGAAAGTGATCCCCAGCATGAACCTAGACACAACAACCAAAGCAGTCGAAATCACAATCAGAACAACGCTGAAAAACATCAAGTAA
- the tsaA gene encoding tRNA (N6-threonylcarbamoyladenosine(37)-N6)-methyltransferase TrmO, with protein MKGQLRFIGVVENVSEQEGRIKVFPEYCGGLRGIDAFSHVIVLYWAHLRDTEKERSILLVFPRRHKRNVETGVFACRSPSRPNPICLCVVELVKVEECTLTVKGLDAFKGSPVIDIKPYIPGADSVPNARVPEWTSNGPPT; from the coding sequence ATGAAGGGACAGCTCCGTTTTATCGGGGTTGTGGAAAACGTCAGCGAGCAGGAAGGAAGAATTAAGGTTTTCCCGGAATACTGCGGTGGACTTAGGGGTATAGATGCTTTTTCTCATGTAATTGTCCTCTACTGGGCTCATCTGCGGGACACCGAAAAGGAGAGAAGTATTTTGTTGGTCTTTCCGAGAAGACACAAGAGAAATGTGGAAACAGGGGTCTTTGCTTGCAGAAGCCCGTCTAGGCCCAATCCGATATGTTTATGCGTGGTGGAACTGGTGAAAGTTGAAGAATGCACCTTGACAGTGAAGGGGCTTGACGCTTTCAAGGGCTCACCGGTAATTGATATAAAACCGTACATTCCAGGAGCTGATTCCGTTCCTAACGCTCGAGTTCCAGAATGGACCTCAAATGGACCTCCGACATGA
- a CDS encoding DUF91 domain-containing protein produces the protein MYRLLLYHNKDAAYASKIQVLTDLLEKINGKWEVDYRVVEAKNLSTSQIERLKQDIRNTIPQLRGKIVSSRNKILPLSKSKNPNLTNTPILLLYHNEKPINVFPHLLGTAYFDIEGALESIAKNGPRAHLAARGLLENPIQKILADDPSTLEDGMKFTDVDVEVESGVIDILLEDAENKFVVVEIETRAREAAVAQVCRLAASYSSTNKVSPDAVRKVIVCQQYDENVVKSCEGANVELYKVGIRRVI, from the coding sequence ATGTACAGGCTTCTTCTATACCACAATAAAGATGCTGCATACGCGAGTAAGATTCAGGTTCTTACGGATTTGTTAGAAAAAATCAACGGTAAATGGGAAGTGGATTATCGTGTCGTAGAGGCCAAGAATCTTTCCACTTCTCAAATCGAGCGGTTAAAGCAGGACATTCGCAACACCATACCTCAGCTTAGAGGAAAAATTGTCAGTTCAAGAAACAAGATCTTACCCTTATCGAAAAGTAAAAATCCCAATTTAACGAACACTCCAATCCTTCTTTTGTATCACAACGAAAAGCCGATCAACGTTTTTCCCCATCTTCTCGGAACAGCCTACTTCGACATCGAGGGCGCATTAGAAAGTATCGCAAAGAACGGCCCTAGGGCACACCTCGCCGCAAGGGGCTTGCTAGAAAACCCTATTCAAAAGATTCTGGCTGATGATCCATCAACTCTCGAAGATGGAATGAAGTTCACCGACGTAGATGTCGAGGTGGAATCTGGAGTTATAGATATTCTTCTTGAAGACGCGGAAAACAAGTTTGTTGTAGTAGAGATTGAGACGAGGGCTAGAGAGGCTGCGGTGGCTCAGGTGTGCAGATTAGCTGCGAGCTATTCTTCAACTAACAAGGTTTCCCCAGATGCCGTTAGAAAGGTGATAGTGTGCCAACAATATGATGAAAATGTGGTGAAGTCTTGCGAAGGTGCCAATGTAGAGCTTTACAAGGTTGGTATAAGAAGAGTTATCTGA
- a CDS encoding HD domain-containing protein yields the protein MLKLAKSDLLNLVNFFEMSGRLKGIPRSGWVNVGIDSPESVADHTFRTAILCMIFSDLEGLDELKMLQMALIHDLPEVITGDLTPSERTSTAKKREEEAMKKLLCLLPERQRVKYGNVWREYEECKTAEAKAVRQLEKLEMALQAKEYERAELTKVSLERFFKSAEKAIASPTIKTLLSHILGSHFERV from the coding sequence GTGTTGAAATTGGCAAAATCTGATCTCTTGAACCTTGTCAATTTTTTTGAGATGTCAGGGCGATTAAAAGGAATCCCAAGATCAGGTTGGGTAAACGTAGGTATAGATTCGCCCGAATCTGTTGCGGATCACACATTCAGAACCGCAATTTTATGCATGATATTTTCAGATTTGGAAGGCCTAGACGAGCTGAAAATGTTGCAGATGGCTTTGATCCATGACCTTCCAGAAGTCATAACTGGAGATTTAACGCCGTCAGAAAGGACAAGTACGGCTAAAAAGAGGGAGGAAGAAGCCATGAAAAAGCTATTGTGCCTTTTGCCAGAAAGGCAGAGAGTGAAATACGGGAATGTTTGGCGTGAATACGAAGAGTGCAAAACTGCTGAGGCTAAAGCTGTGAGGCAGCTGGAAAAGCTTGAAATGGCTCTGCAGGCAAAGGAGTACGAACGTGCTGAACTAACAAAGGTGAGTCTAGAAAGATTCTTTAAATCTGCTGAAAAAGCAATCGCGTCTCCTACGATAAAGACACTTCTCTCACATATTTTAGGCTCACATTTCGAACGAGTTTAA
- a CDS encoding DUF523 domain-containing protein — protein sequence MKIVSACLVGINCRFDGKNKLDRHLLEVFENGELLPVCPEQLGGLPTPRVAAKIVDGDGYDVVDGKTKVINEKNEDVTENFVRGATEVLRIVKLLNIEEAILESKSPSCGSGEIYDEASDSSIKGDGVLTALLKRNGIHVIPYEVANDKKQGGVS from the coding sequence ATGAAAATTGTAAGTGCCTGCTTAGTTGGGATAAATTGCAGATTCGATGGAAAGAACAAGCTGGACAGGCATCTTCTTGAAGTTTTTGAGAACGGCGAGTTACTTCCAGTGTGTCCGGAACAGCTAGGTGGATTACCCACACCAAGAGTTGCAGCAAAAATAGTTGATGGAGATGGATATGACGTTGTAGATGGAAAAACGAAGGTGATTAACGAAAAAAATGAAGATGTTACTGAAAACTTCGTCAGAGGAGCGACGGAAGTTCTGAGAATTGTAAAGTTATTAAACATTGAAGAAGCGATCTTGGAAAGCAAGAGTCCATCCTGTGGTTCTGGGGAAATCTATGATGAAGCTTCCGACAGTTCCATTAAGGGTGACGGGGTTCTAACGGCATTGTTGAAGAGAAACGGAATACATGTTATCCCGTACGAGGTTGCTAATGACAAAAAGCAAGGGGGCGTTAGTTAA